In Muribaculum gordoncarteri, the genomic window ACAAGTGCCGGTTCAAGATTGTCGAGGTGCCCATCGTGTTTGTCAACCGGGTGCTCGGCGAGAGCAAGATGAGCTCGGGCATATTCTCGGAAGCGGTGTTTGGAGTGGTGCGCCTCAAGGTGTGGAGCTGGTTTCACAAATATCCCGATTGCAGTAAAAAATAGTCATATATCCCCGTGAACGATACTATCATCTACAATGCTCTGCTTATCAACGAGGGCGAGAAATTCAAGGGTTACGTGGTGACCGACGGCCCGGTCATAGCCCGTGTGGGGCGTGGTGACGCGCCTGCCGATCTCATTGCAGCCTGCCGCGAGGCTGTCGACGCCCGAGGCTCCTATCTGCTCCCCGGAGTGATCGACGACCAGGTACACTTCCGTGACCCCGGACTGGTGCATAAGGGCGACATTGCCACCGAGTCGATTGCCGCAGTGGCGGGAGGTGTGACATCGTTCATGGACATGCCCAATACCAAGCCGCCAACAGTGACCCAGAAGGCGCTTCGCGAGAAGCTGCAGCATGCGTCGGAGGTGTCGGCGGCCAACTACTCATTCTTCATCGGAGCTACCAACGACAACATGCGTGAGCTCCTTGAGTGTGACTATAAAATCACTCCCGGCGTGAAGCTGTTTCTGGGTTCGTCGACAGGCAATATGCTCGTCGACGAGGAGTCGGCGCGTGACCGCATATTCAGCGAAGTGCCGGCCATAATAGCCGTGCACTCCGAGGACGAGGCAACCATACGCGCCAATCGTCAGCGTTACGAAAGCGAGTGTGGAGGCAGCGTGCCGGTTGAGATGCATCCGCTCATCCGCAGTCGTGAGGCTTGCGTGCTGTCGACACGAAGGGCCATCGAGCGCGCCGAGCGATGCAACACGAGGCTTCATGTGCTGCATGTGTCGACCGCCGATGAAGTGGCCATGTTTTCCGATGCACCGCTCCCCGAGAAGCGCATAACGGCCGAGGTGTGTGTGCACCACCTTTGGTTCTGCGACGAGGACTATGCCCGGCTTGGATCGAGGATAAAGATGAATCCCGCGGTCAAGAGCCGTGCCGACCGCGATGCTCTCCGTCAGGGATTGCGCGACGGCCGCATCGACATCGTGGCCACCGACCATGCTCCGCATCTGCCTGCCGAAAAGGAGGGCGATGCCCTCACTGCCGCTTCGGGGGCGCCTATGGTGCAGTTCTCGCTTCCCGTGATGCTGGAGCTTGCCGACATGGGAGTGTTTACTCATCAGCTCGTGGTCGACAAGATGTGTCACGCGCCCGCAAGACTGTATGACATCATGGGGCGAGGCTTCATCCGCGAGGGTTATATGGCCGACTTGGTGCTGGTGAAGCCCGGCGAGGCCTACACGGTGACCGACGACATGGTGCTGAGCCGATGCGGCTGGACGCCACTTGCCGGTACAACTCTCCACAATCGCGTTACCGATACATGGGTAAACGGGCATCGGGCGTGCCGTGACGGAAAAGTCGACGACACTGTGCGAGGCACGGAATTGCGATACGGCGGTAAATGACTTGAAAACTAACGAAATAATAGGGGCGGCCTTGCAAGGCCGCCCCTATTCACTATATAGAATAAGATTAAGACATCGTTCCCCAATATTTGTTATCGCTCGGGCAGTTCCTCCCCCCATTTGGGAAGATTCTCCTTCCAGTCGGGATTATTTGCAATATACTCTTTTTCCATTTCGCTAACTTCAGCCCATGATGGGATATTGGTAAATCCGTAACCTTCCTGTTGCTGCAATATTTGACCATGAAAGTTATTGAATCTGATAGGGTCCTTAAGAAGTTTTTCAAGAACATCTGCAGGTACCTCGCCTTGGAGGCGATTTCCCTGCAGATTTGCACCCGAATGTATTACGCTTCCGTTGACCAACCAGTCCACACCTCCGGCACCGGTCCAGTCCAATGATGTGAAGTTATTATTGAAAAGCTGAACATAGGCATGGGTTATTGCCGGACATTCGCCCGTGAATGCGTTATCAGGCATATAGAATATAGGTTCAGGATAGGTGGGGCGATATCTTAATCTGGTTACCGAAGGAGGTAGTTTTTTCAGCTTCCTATTTTCTATTATTGACACATATGTAAGGTTTTCGGTGAAGATGTCATCAGGAAGTGAGGTGAATTGCGTGAATTCAATCCATAAATGTTCAAGATTCAGCTTGGTCACTGATTCAGGTAATTCTCCATAATAGCATTTTCCTATTATAGAAAGTGACCTGAGGTGCTTAAGCTCTCCGATACATTCAGGAATGTACCCATAAGCTCCTGATTCAGGTTCATCAAATGAGAAAATCTCTAAACCCACAAGATTGTAACGCTTTTCCTCCTTATCCCAGACCCACATGCTTGGCCATGTCTTTATGCTGTCGAGTATTAATTCCGGCCCCACTCCTTCCAGTTTTCCGCTATATGATTTATATATTTCGCAGGCGATTGCGCTGTCTTGTTCATTGAACAGACGGTATGGCTTTTGCGGTTCCGGATCGTCATCGGAACTGCATCCCCCCAATATTAATCCATGCAGTGCGAGAATTGTCAAAAGCCAAAACAATAACTTTCGTATAATCTTAAATCTAAACGGTTAATAATTTATTTTCATATTCCGCATCACTGCATGATACGGTTAGTGTCGCTGCAATCATGATTGCAGAGGCAACGAGGGGTAGAGTTTTTCTTTTCATGGCTAATATAATTTGGTTATTAGTTTTGGCAATCGGATATTGGCTTAATCTATCGGCAATATAGCAAAATAAATCTACAAAAAACAAATATTATGCAAAATTTAACAAAATAAACAGCAAAATGCTACTCCATTTGCCGATTCCGGGAGGTAAAATTGAAAAGTAATCGATAAAAAGACAAATATAGGTTAAATAAATCGCGAGGATTATTTGACATGTAAAATATTTAACCGTAAATTTGCGAACCAAGCCACTTGAGCGTCAAAAGCAATGACATTCAAGTGCTTTTTATCGATAATAGGCCAAAAAACTAAGTGAAATCATATAAATGTCATGTTAGAGAAAACCAATGTAAAGACTCTTGACAAAGTAGTCGTGAGATTTTCCGGCGATTCCGGCGACGGAATGCAGCTTGCCGGCAACATCTTCACTAATGTGTCGGCCGGAGTCGGAAACCAAGTTTCGACTTTCCCCGACTATCCGGCAGAAATCCGCGCCCCGCAAGGTTCGCTTGGCGGAGTATCGGGATTTCAGGTTCATATAGGAACAAATGTACACACACCGGGCGACAAGGCCGATGTGCTTATTGCCATGAATCCCGCTGCCTTGAAGCAGAATGTCAAGCACCTCAAGCCCGGAGGTGTAGTGATTGTCGACATCGACTCATTCAAGGAAGCCGACCTGAAAAAGGCTCTTTTTGAAACAGCCGACCCCTTCAAGGAACTTAACCTTAACGCACAGGTGATTGAGGTGCCCGTCACCTCGATGACCAAGGCCGCACTTGCCGAATCGGGACTTGACAACAAGTCGGTGCTGAAGTGCCGCAACATATTTGCTCTCGGCCTCGTGTGCTGGTTGTTTGACCGCCCGCTGGAGGCTGCCATGCACCATCTTAAGAACAAGTTTGCCCGCAAGCCCGCCATTTACGAGGCCAATGCCAAGGTAATCCAGGCCGGCTACGACTACGGGTCCAACATACACGCCTCGGTGTCGACCTACCGCATCGAGTCGGAGGACATCCGTCCGGGACACTATACCGACATCAACGGCAACACGGCCACTGCATGGGGATTGATAATGGCCGCCGAGAAGTCGGGTCGTCCGCTCTTCCTCGGAAGCTACCCCATCACTCCCGCCACCGACATTCTTCATGAGCTTGCCAAGCGCAAGGATCTCGGCGTGAAGGCCGTGCAGATGGAGGACGAGATTGCCGGAGTTTGCTCGGCTATCGGAGCGTCATTTGCCGGAAACCTCGGCGTCACTTCAACTTCGGGCCCCGGCCTTGCATTGAAGAGCGAGGGTATAGGTCTTGCCGTTATGGCCGAGCTGCCGCTGGTGGTAATCGATGTACAGCGCGGAGGCCCCTCGACCGGACTTCCCACCAAGACCGAGCAGACCGACCTTATGCAGGCCCTCTACGGTCGCAACGGCGAGTCGCCCCTGGTGGTAGTGGCTCCCGCATCGCCCACCGACTGCTTCACCATGGCCTTTGAGGCTTCGCGCATAGCGATCGAGCACATGACTCCCGTGATTCTGCTCTCCGATGCATTCATCGGCAACGGCTCGTCGGCATGGCGCATTCCCGACGATGACGAATATCCCGCCATCAAGCCCCATTACGTGCCCGAGGAGATGCGCTCCACATGGCGTGCCTATCAGCGCGACGAGGAGAGCAATGTGCGCTACTGGGCAATTCCCGGAACCGAAGGCCTCACCCACCGCCTCGGCGGCCTTGAAAAGGACTTTGTGACAGGTGCCATATCGACCGACCCCGCCAACCATGAGAAGATGGTGTATGTGCGCAAGGCCAAGATTGAGAAGATTGCCAATGACATTCCCGAACTCGAGGTGCTGTGTGACGCCGATGCCGACACGCTGCTCGTGGGCTGGGGAGGTACCTACGGACACCTCTACACCGCAGCTCAGGAGCTGTGCAAGGAGGGCCGCAAGGTGGCTTTTGCCCATTTCCGCTACATAAACCCGCTGCCCCGCAACACCCGCGAAGTGCTTTCACGCTACAAGAAGGTGATATGCGCCGAATTGAACACGGGACAGTTTGCCGACTATCTGCAGAGCAAGTTTGCCGGACTTGAGGTTAAGCGCATCAATAAGGTTCAGGGTCAGCCCTTCCTGGTGCAGGAGGTCGTTGACGGCGTTAAAAAATTTATGGACGAAAAGTAAAAAGTTACGACTATGGATTGCATAAAATATACAGCAGCTGACTATAAGAGCGACCAATCGGTGCGCTGGTGCCCCGGATGTGGCGACCATGCCATACTCAACGTGCTCCACAAGGCTATGGCCGAAATAGGCGTGGCTCCCCACAACACAGCCGTGATTTCGGGCATCGGGTGCAGCTCGCGCCTCCCTTACTACATGAACACCTACGGATTCCACACCATCCACGGCCGTGCCGCCGCAGTGGCTACGGGATTCAAGGTGGCCAATCCGGCAATGACCGTGTGGCAGATTTCGGGTGACGGCGACGGCCTTGCCATAGGCGGAAACCACTTCATCCATGCAGTGCGTCGAAATGTCGACATCAACCTGCTGTTGTTCAACAATAAGATCTACGGCTTGACCAAGGGTCAGTATTCACCCACAAGCGCACGCGGATTTGTGAGCAAGTCATCGCCCTACGGCACTACCGAGGATCCGTTTATCCCGGCCGAACTCGTGTTTGGCGCCCGTGGCAACTTCTTCGGCCGCTCGATCGATGTCGACCTGCCCATCGCCCAGGAGGTGATGGTGGCCGCCGCCCGTCACCGTGGCACTTCGGTTGTAGAGATGCTTCAGAACTGCGTGATATTCAACAACGGCATACACAACTACATCAGCGACCGCGAGTTCCGCGCCGAGCGCACAATTCATCTGCGTCACGGCGAGAAGATGCTCTTCGGCAAGAACATGGAGAAGGGACTTGTGCGCGACGGATTCCTGCTGAAGGCCGTCGAGCTTGGCAAGGACGGATACACTATCGACGATGTGCTCGTTCATGACGCTCACACCCCGAGCAACTTCCTCCACCAGCAGCTTGCCATGATGGACGGCTACGACCTGCCGCTTGCTGTGGGCGTGATCCGCGATGTGGAGAGTCCCGTCTACAACGAGGAGATCGACATGCAGATCGAGCAGGTGCGCGCCAAGAAGGGATTTGACCGGTTGCGCGACATGATTCTCGCAGGCGAAACCTGGGAGGTCAAGTAAGCCACCCGTTACGATAAAAAGCGAAGCGCGATTGTGTATCCCACACAGTCGCGCTTCTTTCATTATTAGTGGAGGCGTCTTCGGCCTGTTGTATTAATCTCTATGGAGGCCGTTCCCAATTTTCAGTGTCCTCCACCCGATTACTCAATTCAGTGCATTAAAAGCTATTCTCTTTATATGTTATCCTTGTTGCAGTATGTGCGGGTCTATAGCATCGCCGTCAGCGGCAGG contains:
- a CDS encoding leucine-rich repeat domain-containing protein, whose translation is MTILALHGLILGGCSSDDDPEPQKPYRLFNEQDSAIACEIYKSYSGKLEGVGPELILDSIKTWPSMWVWDKEEKRYNLVGLEIFSFDEPESGAYGYIPECIGELKHLRSLSIIGKCYYGELPESVTKLNLEHLWIEFTQFTSLPDDIFTENLTYVSIIENRKLKKLPPSVTRLRYRPTYPEPIFYMPDNAFTGECPAITHAYVQLFNNNFTSLDWTGAGGVDWLVNGSVIHSGANLQGNRLQGEVPADVLEKLLKDPIRFNNFHGQILQQQEGYGFTNIPSWAEVSEMEKEYIANNPDWKENLPKWGEELPER
- a CDS encoding 2-oxoacid:ferredoxin oxidoreductase subunit beta, which encodes MDCIKYTAADYKSDQSVRWCPGCGDHAILNVLHKAMAEIGVAPHNTAVISGIGCSSRLPYYMNTYGFHTIHGRAAAVATGFKVANPAMTVWQISGDGDGLAIGGNHFIHAVRRNVDINLLLFNNKIYGLTKGQYSPTSARGFVSKSSPYGTTEDPFIPAELVFGARGNFFGRSIDVDLPIAQEVMVAAARHRGTSVVEMLQNCVIFNNGIHNYISDREFRAERTIHLRHGEKMLFGKNMEKGLVRDGFLLKAVELGKDGYTIDDVLVHDAHTPSNFLHQQLAMMDGYDLPLAVGVIRDVESPVYNEEIDMQIEQVRAKKGFDRLRDMILAGETWEVK
- a CDS encoding dihydroorotase, whose amino-acid sequence is MNDTIIYNALLINEGEKFKGYVVTDGPVIARVGRGDAPADLIAACREAVDARGSYLLPGVIDDQVHFRDPGLVHKGDIATESIAAVAGGVTSFMDMPNTKPPTVTQKALREKLQHASEVSAANYSFFIGATNDNMRELLECDYKITPGVKLFLGSSTGNMLVDEESARDRIFSEVPAIIAVHSEDEATIRANRQRYESECGGSVPVEMHPLIRSREACVLSTRRAIERAERCNTRLHVLHVSTADEVAMFSDAPLPEKRITAEVCVHHLWFCDEDYARLGSRIKMNPAVKSRADRDALRQGLRDGRIDIVATDHAPHLPAEKEGDALTAASGAPMVQFSLPVMLELADMGVFTHQLVVDKMCHAPARLYDIMGRGFIREGYMADLVLVKPGEAYTVTDDMVLSRCGWTPLAGTTLHNRVTDTWVNGHRACRDGKVDDTVRGTELRYGGK
- a CDS encoding 2-oxoacid:acceptor oxidoreductase subunit alpha is translated as MLEKTNVKTLDKVVVRFSGDSGDGMQLAGNIFTNVSAGVGNQVSTFPDYPAEIRAPQGSLGGVSGFQVHIGTNVHTPGDKADVLIAMNPAALKQNVKHLKPGGVVIVDIDSFKEADLKKALFETADPFKELNLNAQVIEVPVTSMTKAALAESGLDNKSVLKCRNIFALGLVCWLFDRPLEAAMHHLKNKFARKPAIYEANAKVIQAGYDYGSNIHASVSTYRIESEDIRPGHYTDINGNTATAWGLIMAAEKSGRPLFLGSYPITPATDILHELAKRKDLGVKAVQMEDEIAGVCSAIGASFAGNLGVTSTSGPGLALKSEGIGLAVMAELPLVVIDVQRGGPSTGLPTKTEQTDLMQALYGRNGESPLVVVAPASPTDCFTMAFEASRIAIEHMTPVILLSDAFIGNGSSAWRIPDDDEYPAIKPHYVPEEMRSTWRAYQRDEESNVRYWAIPGTEGLTHRLGGLEKDFVTGAISTDPANHEKMVYVRKAKIEKIANDIPELEVLCDADADTLLVGWGGTYGHLYTAAQELCKEGRKVAFAHFRYINPLPRNTREVLSRYKKVICAELNTGQFADYLQSKFAGLEVKRINKVQGQPFLVQEVVDGVKKFMDEK